In Gossypium arboreum isolate Shixiya-1 chromosome 3, ASM2569848v2, whole genome shotgun sequence, the sequence ccggagtcgagcacgaggcgttaacatcacttaaacaatttcaaacaatttatttcaccttttgtaataaactgcccatctgcgtcacagtcgctacaaaaaatcatatctcgagttacaaaactcaaaattaaagtccgtaaatttttcctgaaacgagactcatatatctatttactaatttttttccagaatttttggttaggccaattagtacagtttattagttaaagtttcccctatttcagtgtttgactgctctgacctctgttcactacgaatcacttttctctctgtaaaaaattcagataactatgctgtttatttctattaaaagtagactcaataagaaatctatacatataaattatgactcctaattatttttttacattttttagtgagtttctaaagttagaacaggggattcagaaatcgctctgtcctgttccaccaaaactcaaatttctcataaaatacaactcatttacctgttttgtttcttaaatatgaaaatagactcaataagattcaatttaatattttattcatcatttaattctatctctactatttttagtgatttttcaaaatcacgttattgCTATTGTATGATactattttatagcaaatttcacctttttatgaatttccatggattagataaCACATTAAGTAtatataacaccaaatatgatcttgattagacattccaatggctaatcattaccaaacatttccttaccacccaatagccatatcataagatcatatacacaaaatgattataatgctatacatgccatactcaaaatatacacgccactataccaaaatggtccacggatagtgtgagcgagcctctgaCCGTTCtcaatttccgagctggcttgtcaaaactacaaagaatggaaatgagggagtaagcataaatgcttagtaagttcacatgtaaatagcaagtaacataatcatgtaatccaacataaaacatcatttgtataaatatcaccaagacattcatgttacatttgcatttactatcttaccacgatttcatcataccaagttctcaacccgagggtttaagctcatacctgtccaaattttctcattcaccacacttaccaacatgtcaccttcgtcttaaggattctccttattcacttaagattcacccgttgaacatatcagaatataatttggatacatggattgcatgcacataagtgccataccccagactagacaaactcaatagctcatggaaattatgtagccaaacTACCAtctaacccgcccataagcgaacttggactcaactcaacaagctcgggtgttcgcatccataagtgaactcggactcaactcaacgagttcagatgcctagttacatctcacgaactcggactcaactcaacgagttcggaactcaaatatcctagtgacatgtcacttgtatcctaatctattccaaaagttcaaacgggattttcctcaatcatacatctttgctgtcttccacggaatgtcggaaCTGATACTtaatagcatttcatatttattaagtagctcacataatttgcatattactaaataataatccacaaagcacaatatttcatgataataatcatcatatcatataaataacattaaattacttaaaatgaaaattatgttactacatttacacctgaacttatctaggtacaaaatgttagaaatagagcctattcctcgtaaactttatttttccctcgatcgcgactcgaatcttgtttctcttgatctaaaataacaaatttagcttatttaatactcacatttattaaaacagtcctttactcaaactttgacaaaattatatttttgcccctaaacttttacatatttacacttttgccccaaggctcggaaattaaacttcatcttattttcttatgtattatgatatgctgattatttttcccttctatggaaacatcaaattctcactctaacatgtacttatgaacattaggtatttttactgattatgtcgttttactcgttttcacgtaaaatcgcttagcaaaagttttttaacacaatctcaagcttcatattctaacataaaacatcaaaataaacacatttcacctatgggtatttttccaaatataaaccctaggttaaattattgctagaataagcttaatcaagttaccgggactccaaaaacgtaaagaacattaaaaacggagctaaaatagacttacaatcgagcttggaagcttgaaaaaccctagctatgtcttcctcatgtaaaattcagccaaggggttgaagatggacaaaaattagcttttaattttgtttttaattcattttaataactaaatgaccaaaatgcccttaattaaaaactattgtgttttatcttcctttaggtgtTTTTGTCCAAActggtataatggtctaattactatccaaggacctccactttaaaaacccattactcacaagtacttagtacctttgtgaactagaacacacattttacaacttttgcaatttagtcctaaatatcaaattggaccctctatcgataaaatttctaaacgaaattttcacacaatcatgaagtcatgccatagaccttaaaatgagaataaaataattatttctatctcggatttgtggtcccgaaaccactattccgattaggccctaattcaggatattacaggtcCAATTGATATCATCGttaaatttcttttattaaattttcaagtgtgacattttgaaattaaaaatatatatatatatatatatatatatatattcacttggTAGCCATGTATTAAAAAAACAACATTGGAAATATTGATTacaattttttcttaaaaataccCACTCAAAATCGTCATGATGAAATATTTTTTCCTAGATTAACGCCAACATTTTGATTGAAATAGTTGACCAGTATTAACTATTTATGTAATGACCTGAATTTTTACAGTTATCAAAAAGTACATTTTCGGTCTCcgtttcgaaaatagatttgtaaatatttattaaaaatatttacgaagttaagaaagtgattaattaaagtttaatgaagcaaattagcttaaataaaggataattagataaaaggattaaattgaatgaagtgtgaaagtttaattatagaataaagaaaattaaaaggactaaataagtaaataaaccaaaaagagtgccaagtgtatggaaaaataaaatacaagtataataaatataatacacacatttgtaatacatatatttatttgcttattatttaagtaaatattaatgtatttattattattaaattaatattatatgataaataaataaaagttgacaaatgtatggtatgtatagtgacatgtgtgatactaatatacataaatttgtaaaatatatgtatatttacttattatataagtatattattaaattatatattattattaagtaaaagatatttatataataaatagattaaagaaagacaaatgtaataatatatgtgtatacaaatgtaaaatagatattggatattaaatagatattttattatagctattattaagttattatatatatatatatatatatatatatatatatatataaagtaaaagaaatagaaaaaaagaatagaaaaagaaagaaaggatgaaaggaaaacagagagcaggggaaagaaagaaggaaggaaaaaaaagaaagaaggaaaaagggaaaaatttggatttcaaggcttgaaagttaaataggtaagtcaatttagcctttttttatttaattttgatgttttggaagctttgggacaaggttttgatgaaattaagtgaatattttgaaagttattagatttttaaatattgattcatgttgaataaaaagatgaattaggggttagattgataggaattcaagttagaaatgaaataaggattgaattgtaaattaattcataagttttatgttgtagggactaaattgatgaaatttcgaaattaggaaaatatgctgggttaagtatgagtttagttaaaatttagtagaaataaagtatgaattaatatagaaaagtaagtaaatttagttaggattaaattgaaattaaaagtagaaaatcaacattttgcactaagactattttggacagcagcagtagtctaagtttaaaaaatcaccaaaaattatagaaattgaattataggattaataaaatatggaattaaagcttattgagtctaatttcttatagaagaaacggtgtaagcaattgaattgtaaattataagatataatgaattttgtgagacaaggtcagaatgaattcgggttcccctattctgactttgaaaaatcaccaaaaattgaagaaaaatattagaggcttaaagtatatttttagaattcataatgagtctattttcaggagaaatcaacgggaatattatccgagttacATCTTGTAAGATAATTAATTTTCTTGAAGAAGGGCCTGAATCGTCGACAATGCAGAatagggtgaatttaaagaataaactgtacctaatagctagactaaaaattcttaaaattttatggtaagaatatatatgagtctagtttcaaggaaaattaacggatattaattttaagttccgtagctcgagttataaataatttagtgactatgacacggatggactgacttgaatattcataaaagtaaataataaaattatagataatgttacttacaagtgtgttatatacactaaggatgtggaatggagaggaggaggaggaaaaatatgtatgaatattcatctagcatggctaatttgcatgttttaggctcagggactaaattgaataaaagtaaaattttatgggtaattttgtaaaaatgtcagaaatgaccaaattgcatgaaatggattattttattatttaaattacaaaattgaatgaaattattaatttagttcaagatcgggggaaaacatgttttagggattaaattgaaaaatgttgaaattatggaaaattctgatattttatagaatgcATGGTAATATttagaaataaggattaaattgcaagaattttattttcctgaccctaaggatgaaatcgtcattaattaaaagtttaggggaaaaatggtaatttttcctagagcattaattaaatgcattaaaatatgaaatgaatgaaaatgatgatcaaagttatttataaagatccggacgactcaaaaatgagacttgatcgtggaaaataaaagatatcggattaatgaaattataaacacaaacaagcaatgaggtaagtttgtgtaacttgaattgtattttaaatacttgaaatatgtggttatgtgacgaaaatatgatttgaatgttcaattcatgataattgatgaaatattgctaatactcgatataaattgaaaataaagcccggttgaatgaaaggaaaattcgatggatctctgaaaaggaattgacggtaaaaaggatctagcccggaagggtgatcctattctgatacagccctcccgaagaatacgtgtaaaatggatttagtccgaacgggtaatctgaattagggtctgaatttagcctggactggtaattcagatccaaactcattagagtaattgtcattgtaggggatttagcctggactggtaatcccgacaatactctatgagtttatattagtGTGATTTAGCCCGaccggtaatcccactgtaaggataaggatcgcgggagtgtgctctctgatatgaaatgtgtaagaccatggttgaaagataccatggcaacctgatatgaaatgtgtaagatcatggttgaaagataccatggcaacgtgatatgaaatgtgtaagaccatggttgaaagataccatggcaatgtgacatgaaaagaataagaccatggttgaaagataccatggcaacatgacagaaaatgaatgagtaagaccatagttgaaagacactatggcaacgtgacataaaaataataataccatggttgaaagataccatggcaacatgacagaaaatgaatgagtaagaccatagttgaaagacactatggcaacgtgacatgaaaagaataagaccatggttgaaagatatcatggcaacatgacagaaaatgaatgagtaagaccatagttgaaagacaccatggcaatgtgacatgaaaagaataagaccatgattgaaagataccatggcaacatgacaaaaaatgaatgagtaagaccatagttgaaagacactatggcaacgtgacatgaaaagaataagaccatggttgaaagataccatggcaacatgacagaaaatgaatgagtaagaccatagttgaaagacactatggcatcatgtcaaagataaataagaccgtggataggagacgctatgacatctattgaacaattgatattcaggtaatacttATCAGATGACAAATGGTTATataaaatggttgtgtgaaatgtttacaagaactggtcatatggaaatatatatacaaaatagttgtatgaaataattatgaagataaataaacgaaataagtataagtacatggaatataatttatgtcaagtttgatataaactattacgggaataaatatacataaaatatatgaaaatgatggagcatgaaatattgatataatgaaatgaatgatatatgcttatgaagaaacggtaagagcatgatatgtttcatgacatgtacatatatgattatctttgatatgttgatacaaggaaattatgtaagttgagactattattaaactcaagtgcgatatgtagagaaaataagtatatcaatgttgaatttagatgaaatgtgtacaagtatactaacaatgatgttgtttgacgcttagacaagtgccaaactattgattgaacggtaacatgtttaattataaggagcattgaaatagtaagtacttagatgaaaataaaatttaagatttttgcGAAATCTTTTTTATAATCCCGATTTAATTtcggttggtttctaatgtatgtttggggtttcgagggcccaatagagagacgttatgattatttctaaaatatgaatgataaatgactcagaattatctgaaaatattcagtaaactccggtaatacctcgtaccctattctggcaatggatacgggtagggggtgttacaatttaggcAAACTAATGACTTTATAAAAGTAGAGGGACCGAATTATGTAAAAAACAAATAaagtatatagattaaatctCAAGTTTTAACATAGTTTAgggttaaaattaaattttgatcaTTGTCttataatgtaaaaaaaaaaatacgaCGCAAATACTTTGGGAAGCCACTATTACTCTCTAAGACTTAGGGTGTTCAATTTATATATAACCACATAATGTTTTAGTAAAGAAGTAAACAATATTAACTATTTGTACTaaataataacattataaaactacaagggacaaattattttagaaattaacgatatagattaaatctcaaatttaggcATATTAAAGGGACCAAAGCTGAAATTTAACAGTTTTTGGTAAAAACGCAAGAAGAATAGAAAATGAATATAGTTGGGTGTGACACGTGACAGCAAGTCCGATACATTTTATGTACAGTTACTACTTACTAATATGGTTTCACCCACAATTTTTGTtgagttaattaattaattattaattaaattatagtgtaaaattttaaaattataattttttaaaattttgtgtttttcagatatttagaatttagtctctaaatttttattttcagaaatttagtttctttactttttaaatttaaaatttaaatccatTTGTTAACATTGTCGTAATTCTTTTATGTTAGTGTgtcattttgaaaaaaataaaataaattggtaTCCACATAACAAAAGAATAACATTGTAATGAACCTGAATTTAACAAAGAATTTTCATGGTGCTAACAATTCTTAAAAATTCACACCATCGTtttaatgagaaaaaaaaatttagactaactaatgacattataaaagttGAGTTATCAAGtcatgtcaattttaaaatatataaattaaatctcaaatttgagtGAAATAGAAGGATCtgattaaaatttaaccatttttgtaattaaaaaaatAGAGGGATTGCAATTGAAATTTACCCGTAATATTCTCAAgcaaaaaagaagagagaaaaaaagggTCAGGTTTTTAAGGTCTGTTTTTGAACATTAATcatatttgttctttttgataCAATAAGCTTAGAACTACTCATAGTCCTTccccaacccttaaataggaggataatatatTTTAACGCACTTGAACCCACATCATTCTACACTGACAAAAATGCCGATACCAATTAAACTAAAACCgcacaaaaataatttttcaattccAATTGCGATTATTTTTTGGAAATATTCgtgtgaaatgtttgaatgaaGATCCAGTTGATCTTAGAGTTGACAGGGTCCAAGCAATAATTGAGGACTAGCAAAATAACCCAAATCTATTGGATTTCAACCCGATTTGGTTAGATTGGGGATGAAATTGAAAAGATAATCGAGTTTTGGGTCAGGATGAAATTgatcttttaattaaaattttcgaaAGTTTTGATCAAGCCTGCATCGGCCCACCCCTAAAAACTATCAAAATACCCCTCTTTTAAATTTACATATCttgattaaaattataaattttataatattgtaACTATTTTTTTTTGTGTATATTTAAGTTGTATATTAGAATTGGTATGAATTAAGTAAAAATTAGTTGAATTAACGATTGAACCAGTTCgaatagaatttttttaaaaaatttaataattttttaataaactgATTGAACAAGTAAACTGATGGTCTAAACAGTTCGATCAccaattcaattttaaaaatattgtttaACGATACCTATTTactaaaaaataaattcaaacattaaatatttatttattattccaCTTAGACCTTCTCATGGGCTGGACTACTAGCCCAGGCCTGAAGATCCACTCAAAAAATGAGCTTAAGTAAAATTAAGgtctattttttatataatttgagCTTTTAGCAAGATTTTCTTGGCCCGAGCTCAATTCGCCTgaatattatgttataaaataatattgtattaattatatatatgtcaaataataattatatatatttatacgtatattaaatcattaatccaataacaattaaacttattactcaaaacttaaaaaaaaacttactCAATGAGTAACctaaaccaaaatataaaattttaaaattatatttaatacaataaaatatttaatatttttatgtgtttttaataaaataaaatatttattatatttatgatagtgttttttaatataaataattttaatgtgttagaaaacttttattttatcatttgtaGTATGTATTatacttttaaaataaattaattttaaataaaaaattgttgATACATGATATCAATGATAGTGGAGAGAGGGGAAAGACATTCTGGTGAAGAAGCAGAGAAGATCCTCTCTGAGAGggtctttaaatatatatatatttaggtaGGTTTATCAAGTCGAATTTCGGGTTgagttattatacattttattataattatataacaaaagtaaactaaaaaaatcaaatataaacGGATCAAACTTGATCtaaatttacattttttaaaattagattaaagtagaacaaaaaaataaacttattttCGAACCAAATTCGAACttaaataattaactaaatacCTTAAATAAATTGGATCCGAACCCAAACTCCCCCTTAATAACCCTTTAATTCCACCTCACAATCGGGTGATATATAGAACAGTAACAGATCTGACTGATGTACCTAAATTCAACTAGTTGGCGTTTTCCTTTATCGACAATTTCCAGCCTCTATCCTTTTGGCCCCCACTTGCATTACTTTATTCGAATCTACTTTCTTTGTGGTTCATTGTCTTGTCTCTTTTCTGCCCCCCCATTTCCCTTATTTTGCCTTTATCATCTCTGATAGTTCCCTCTTCCAAGTTTTCACTTCCAATTCAATCAAAAAACCCTTCTTTTTTTCCCTCATCAATCCACCATGGGAGGAGGAAATGGCCAAAAATCCAAGATGGCCCGTGAGAAGAACTTGGAAAAGCAAAAAGCTGCTGCCAAAGGTGCTCCCCAAATCCTTCCTTTccactttttctttctttctccatctCTTTGCTAATCTTTGGGTCTGTGTTTTTAAGACCATCTTTTTAGTTAGATCCATCATTGATCTTTAAGCTTTGGTTTTTTGATAGGAAGTCAGCTTGAGTCTAACAAGAAGGCCATGTCCATCCAGGTAGTATCTTTGCATGCTCTGGTTTTCATTTCTTTCTTTGATTATAAAACTGTACTTTGCTTGATCTGTTGTTTTTGCCCAATGGTTTATGATTTATTTGTTTATCTTCCTTTGCAAAAGTTGGGAATTCCTTTGTTAGTTTTCTGTGTTTGTAGTTTGACTATTTTTGTTTGTGATGTATTTTTGAAGAGAGTGTTTGTTTAAATTCTTGAGAGAGATTCTTCgattaaagctttgtatggtttCATGGGAACTTATTGCTTGGTTCCTATGCGCGAATTACGATTTGAGAGTGTTTTTCTCTTGTCAATTGTTCATTGTCAGTAGACTTTTGGTCATTATTTTGTTTTGTCGAGGGAGACCGAAGTCTTCAAAGTGATATTAAGAGTTTGTCTTCGGAAAGTCGAGAGCTTGAGGTGATAGGTTCACACAGCTGGAGCGCCTCGTTGTGATGGACCGTGCGTGGTGTATGCCACTTAGAAGAAAAGTTACTCCCGCTCTATGAACCCATTGCCTCAAGCAGTTGATCTCTCGTTAGAGTTGGGAGACAAATTCCAACCGAGGGCAATACCGACCTGTTGAGGGATTTATCGACTCCCAACAGATGACACTTGGAAGACGTTTTAGGGAGGAATTGGCCTTTTCTCTAAATCTTCCATTGAAGAAAACCATGAGCAGACACAATACTTGAATTTAAGCTTCTCTTGCATGAGCTTTCACAAGTTACAAATATTGATGAGAAGAATTTGTATGATTGTCTGAGCCTTCCTAAAATTCTTATAATAAGTAATCATTGATTGCAAAAACTGCCTTTCTAGTGTTCTGTTTGAgtggaatttggtaataaatgcaATTGAGAATTCCAGAAAtaacatttcttaacttagaacaTTCATCATGTTATATCATTAGTTGATAGTGTCAAAATGAATTTAGACACATTTTGTGAACTACATTATCAGATACATGACTCGGGTTTTGGTTTCTTCTTCATATCATTGTTGTCCTTTGCTCGGGTTCCTCTGATAACATAACTGGTTTGCCTGAAAACAGTGCAAGGTGTGTATGCAAACATTCATGTGCACCACAACGGAAGTGAAATGCCGGGAGCACGCTGAGGCGAAGCATCCAAAGTCCGACGTGTACATGTGCTTTCCTCATCTTAAAAAATAAACATCAAAACTCTACAGAAAGAACGGGGATGTCAAGACAGCTTGTAATGCATATCATCTATCTATGTTGTATCTTGGTACTCTACAATTTATCTTAAATTCTCTTTCACAAGCCTGTAAAAAACTCACTAGCTGATTTTACTCGTGCAAACTTAATGTTTGTGTTCAATCATGGATTTGTATGATAACAGAGCTTTGAAGGAGAAATTCCAGTCTTTCACATAACTTAAGTCACTGAGATTCCCCTGACTTAAACATCGATAAGTCATCGTGCATCATGCTCGAATCTAACGTACAATCATCTAAACAACAATCTAACAGGGATCCATTCCAAGGGAACTCACTACCCTATTGGAAAATAATCTGTCTACATGAATGCAGTTGCATTAGTGAAACCTGAACAAATGCTTGACAACCGAAACACACAGGTTACCTTAGTAATACAAGGTCTATGACATGACAGCGAATTG encodes:
- the LOC108486429 gene encoding uncharacterized protein At2g23090-like; amino-acid sequence: MGGGNGQKSKMAREKNLEKQKAAAKGSQLESNKKAMSIQCKVCMQTFMCTTTEVKCREHAEAKHPKSDVYMCFPHLKK